In the Calditrichota bacterium genome, one interval contains:
- a CDS encoding TonB-dependent receptor, producing MRTVRALVVAFLLLAILPGAWSGTTGKIAGLVRDSQTGEPLPGANVVVHGTMMGAATDAEGRYFILNVPAGTYQLRATMMGYTTSVVENVRVKTDLTTEVNFQLSPTVLDLGQTVTVVAERPLIQRDATASAAVVTSDEIAAAPVETFQQMVETKAGVSVDRDGAIHIRGGRADEIAYLVDGVANVNPFSNTLGLQVATNAIEELSIISGSFNAEYGQALSGVINIQTKEGRQSYTGALSLQTGDILTDYAIEYNKQIRDHYAFRPLNTKELELSFGGPVPGLGKKLSFFLSGRYLDDSGYLYGIRLHSPTDFADSIRTGDGKIVAMNPALRRNMQAKLSYFLSPGMKLEYTGLYQNDRWRNYDHSRKFIVEGQLQHFERGERHSLKLTHQLSSRAFYTVVGSYFWNQYRYYAYEDPRDPRYVWSGYYKEDSNYEFYTGGTVNSRLVQNAITWSGKFDITAQLGSAHEMKAGLEAKRHDLYQHDYDVLVDQRAEPFVDENGDGLYTPGEPFTDINLDGAWTDAGDDNGNGIRGDIIDAAGRFNNKYHHFPVELAAYVQDKIELADMVVNIGLRFDYFDPAADYLTGWVVQGQPILKPASVKTQLSPRFSLAHPITDKGKLFFSYGHFFQIPPYSRLYHNPDFEVKPGVIETDIGNADLKPQKTISYELGFEQQLAEDVAVYVKAYFRDIRNLLGQRIYRFASGDAYAFYINRDFGHVKGVTLTLDKRFSNFFSASVDYTYQVAEGNESDPTRTRRDYRLSIEPLKQVVYLDWDQPHTLRINGNVARPRNWGVNVIGRFESGYPYTPMGANEIVRVATENSGRKIPIVKFDLHAYKTFPWRMGAEKVYLTLYLKAYNLLDRKNENIVWDSTGRTGYGLARYGGVMTDAWENRPHWYSKPRELFMGLALEF from the coding sequence ATGAGAACGGTCCGAGCTCTCGTGGTAGCCTTCCTGCTTCTCGCTATCCTCCCCGGTGCCTGGAGTGGTACCACGGGTAAGATCGCCGGTCTCGTGCGCGACAGCCAGACAGGGGAACCTCTGCCTGGTGCGAACGTGGTCGTGCACGGGACGATGATGGGGGCAGCAACTGACGCCGAAGGACGCTACTTCATCCTCAATGTGCCAGCAGGAACCTACCAGCTTCGCGCCACCATGATGGGCTATACCACGTCGGTAGTGGAGAATGTGCGTGTCAAGACCGACTTGACCACCGAGGTCAACTTTCAACTTTCGCCGACGGTGTTAGACCTGGGGCAGACGGTGACGGTGGTGGCCGAGCGGCCGCTGATCCAGCGGGACGCCACGGCCAGCGCTGCAGTTGTCACCTCCGACGAAATCGCCGCGGCGCCTGTTGAGACCTTCCAGCAGATGGTGGAGACCAAGGCGGGCGTCTCGGTCGACCGCGACGGCGCCATCCACATCCGTGGCGGCCGCGCCGATGAGATCGCCTATCTCGTCGATGGAGTCGCCAACGTCAACCCCTTTAGCAACACGCTCGGACTGCAGGTGGCCACTAACGCCATCGAGGAGCTGTCCATCATCAGCGGCTCTTTTAACGCTGAGTATGGACAGGCCCTCTCTGGCGTCATCAACATCCAGACTAAGGAGGGGCGGCAGTCGTACACGGGGGCTCTCTCTTTGCAGACAGGGGACATTCTCACCGACTATGCCATCGAGTACAACAAGCAGATTCGCGACCACTACGCCTTTCGCCCCTTGAACACCAAAGAGCTGGAGCTCAGTTTCGGCGGTCCGGTGCCTGGTTTGGGCAAGAAGTTGTCGTTCTTCCTCTCCGGCCGCTACCTTGATGACAGCGGCTACCTCTACGGCATACGGTTGCACAGTCCCACGGACTTTGCCGATTCGATTCGCACCGGCGACGGGAAGATCGTGGCCATGAACCCGGCCCTGCGCAGAAACATGCAGGCGAAGCTCTCCTATTTCCTCTCCCCTGGAATGAAGCTGGAATACACCGGCCTCTACCAGAACGATCGCTGGCGCAACTACGACCATAGCCGCAAGTTCATCGTCGAGGGGCAGTTGCAGCACTTTGAGCGCGGCGAACGCCACAGCCTCAAGCTCACCCACCAGCTCTCCAGCAGGGCATTCTACACGGTGGTCGGGTCCTACTTTTGGAACCAATACCGCTACTATGCCTACGAGGACCCCAGGGACCCTCGCTACGTGTGGAGCGGCTACTACAAAGAGGACTCCAACTATGAGTTCTACACCGGCGGCACGGTGAACAGCCGCTTGGTGCAAAATGCCATCACTTGGTCGGGCAAGTTCGACATCACCGCGCAACTGGGCAGCGCTCACGAAATGAAGGCGGGCCTGGAGGCGAAGCGCCACGACCTGTACCAGCACGACTACGACGTGCTGGTTGACCAGCGTGCGGAGCCGTTCGTCGATGAGAATGGCGACGGCCTGTACACCCCTGGTGAGCCCTTCACCGACATCAACTTGGATGGAGCGTGGACAGACGCCGGGGACGATAACGGCAACGGCATCCGCGGCGACATTATCGATGCGGCCGGCCGCTTTAACAATAAATACCACCATTTTCCTGTGGAACTGGCCGCCTACGTGCAGGACAAGATCGAACTGGCCGACATGGTGGTCAACATCGGGCTGCGCTTCGACTACTTCGACCCTGCTGCCGACTACCTGACTGGCTGGGTCGTGCAGGGGCAGCCGATTTTGAAGCCCGCCTCGGTGAAGACGCAACTGAGCCCGCGCTTCTCCTTGGCCCACCCGATTACCGACAAGGGGAAGCTCTTCTTCTCCTACGGCCATTTCTTCCAGATTCCGCCCTATTCGCGTCTTTACCACAACCCGGACTTTGAGGTCAAACCCGGAGTCATCGAAACCGACATCGGCAATGCGGACCTGAAGCCCCAGAAGACCATCAGCTACGAGCTGGGCTTCGAACAGCAGCTGGCTGAGGACGTGGCAGTCTATGTGAAAGCCTATTTCCGCGACATCCGCAACCTGTTGGGTCAGCGCATCTACCGCTTTGCCAGCGGCGACGCCTACGCCTTTTACATCAACCGCGACTTTGGCCATGTGAAGGGCGTCACTCTCACGTTGGACAAACGCTTCTCCAATTTCTTCTCAGCCTCGGTGGACTACACCTACCAAGTTGCCGAAGGTAATGAGTCCGATCCGACGCGCACCCGCCGCGACTACCGGTTGTCCATCGAGCCGTTGAAGCAGGTGGTGTACCTGGATTGGGACCAGCCCCATACGCTTCGCATTAACGGTAACGTTGCTCGCCCCCGGAATTGGGGCGTGAACGTCATCGGTCGGTTTGAGAGTGGTTATCCGTACACGCCGATGGGAGCGAACGAGATCGTGCGCGTCGCCACCGAGAACAGTGGTCGCAAGATTCCCATCGTCAAGTTCGACTTGCATGCCTACAAGACATTCCCCTGGCGCATGGGTGCGGAGAAGGTGTACCTGACCCTCTACCTGAAAGCCTACAATCTGCTGGACCGCAAGAATGAGAACATTGTGTGGGACAGCACCGGACGCACCGGTTATGGGTTGGCCCGTTACGGCGGCGTGATGACCGACGCGTGGGAGAACCGTCCGCACTGGTATTCCAAGCCGCGCGAGCTCTTCATGGGCCTCGCCCTCGAGTTCTGA